The DNA segment GATTCTTAAACCAAGATGAGGTTAAAGTTAAATCAACAATAAAATAATTTATGAATGATACTTCTTATAAAATATCATGCATAAAATAGCTCCTAAAAATGCCATAAAAGCACCAACTAAAGCTGGATAATTATAGTTAAATCCAAACAGTAAAGGTATTCCTCCAAATAGAGCTCCCAAAGAGTTTGCTACATTAAAAGCAGCTTGTATAAAAGCAGCTCCTAGCATTTCTGAATTTTTTGCATTTTTTACCATTACCATGTTTATTGGAGTTCCTATGCTCATAGCAAAAACACCACAAATAAAAGTTAAAACTAAAGATATAGTTTTATTTTCACTTAGAAAAAATACTAGTAATAAAAAGAAAACCATAAACGATAGAAGATAAATAGCAACTTTTATAGGGTCTTTTTTATCTGCTAAATAACCTCCAAGAATATTTCCTAAAACCATTCCTATTCCAGCAATTAGCATTAGGTATGAAATAGAACTTGGATCAAACTTTGAAACATTTATAAGTAATGGGGCAATATAACTAAACCATGCAAAAAGTCCACCAAAACCAATTGCTACAATTAATATAATATTCCAAGCTTTAAATGTAAGAAAAAATTCAATTTCTTCTTTAAATGTTACAGTTTTAAGAGATTTTAATTTTGGCATAAATTTAAATAATGATAAAACAGTAATTGCACCTAAAAATGAGACAGCAAAAAATGCCCATTTGTAGCTTGTTATATGTCCTATATAAGTTAAAATAGGAACAACAAAAAGTATGGCAAGAGTAAGACCTGTAAACATGGACGAAACTGCTTGAGCCTCTTTGCCTTTTGTTGCTAATTTAATTGCAACAATTGTTCCAACACCAAAGAAAGCACCATGAGGAAGGCCAGCAAGAAATCTTGACATCAAAAGAGTGTTATAATCAGGCGCTACTATTGATAAAGCATTAAATAGTGTGAATAAAATCATATAAACTATTAAAATATTTTTAGGTGGAAATTTTGAACTTAGAGCTACTAAAATAGGAGCCCCTACAACAACTCCAAATGCATAGGCAGATATTAAATGACCAGCTACTGGAATAGATACTCCCAAATCTTTTGCTACATCAGGTAAAAGTCCCATAATAATAAATTCAGTTGTTCCAATAGCTAATCCACCAATAGCCAAAGGCAATAATTGTTTTGTCATAATTTACCTTATTTTAGATTTTAGTTTGCAATTCTATTGAAAAAAGCTAAAGCTAAAGTAATAACAAATTTTTATATAGACCAAAACTCTATTTTAGATGCGAAAAAAATAGGACATTCTATCATTGGATAGTGTCCAGCTTCTTGACACTCTATAATTTCAACATCATTAAAGATTTCGAAACATTTTGAAACTTCAGACTTTGAAAAAACAGGAAAATCATATTTACCTGTAATTATTTTTATTGGAATATCAATTTTAAGTTTGTTATCATTATTTAAATTAAAATTTATATTTAAATACATATTCATATAAGACACTCTAGCTTCTAGTAAAGAGCAATTATATGCTAAATTTATACGGTATTTTTTCCATGAATTATTATATCTTTGACTTGATTGTTCTACAATTTCTTCAATCTTTCCACTATTTTTTTTCATTTGTAAAAGTAGATTTTCTTTAGCTTTTGTAGTACTTTTTAAACCCAAATAGCTAATTGGAGTAATTAAAATTAGTTTATTTACTCTAACATCTTTACTTGCTATATGTTGAGCTATCATTGTAGACATAGAGTGAGCAACTAATATATATTTTTTTAATTGTAAAAAAGATGCTAAATTAATAATATCACTTATAGATTCTTCTAAATTATATTTTCCTAAAATACTTTTTGAGTTTCCATATCCTCTTAAATCAACCATAAAACAACTAAAAATTTCTTTGTCAAAATAATTTATACAAGCTTCATAATTTGAAGAATCACCCATTAACTCATGTAAAAATATAATATTTTTTTTCCCATTTCCAAATTTCTTGTAAGTTAAAATTTCCATTTAATTCCTTAACATTTTTTAGATTTTATTGAAAAAGAACTAAGAAGATTATAATAAAGGATATTTTAAAAAAAACTAGGTATAATGCAAAACTTTTTTAGAAAACACTACAACAGGTTTCCTAGAATGGTAGTATCGTTTCAAATATGTTTTGAAGTTTACGAGAAGCATGAGTAGGGCTATAGCTACTCAAACCAAATTTTATAAAGGAAAGAAATGCCTACAATTAATCAGCTTGTAAGAAATGAGCGAAAAAAAGTGATTGAAAAATCAAAATCACCAGCATTAAAAAAATGTCCACAAAGAAGAGGAGTATGTACAAGAGTATATACAACAACTCCTAAAAAACCTAACTCGGCTTTAAGAAAAGTTGCAAAAGTTAGATTAACTACAGGATTTGAAGTAATTTCATACATCGGTGGAGAAGGACATAACCTTCAAGAGCACTCAATCGTGCTAGTAAGAGGGGGAAGAGTAAAAGATTTACCTGGGGTTAAATACCACATTGTAAGAGGTGCGTTAGATTCAGCTGGTGTAAATAACAGAACTGTATCTAGATCTAAATATGGTACAAAAAGACCAAAAGCTAAAAAATAAGTAGAAGGATAGAAAATGAGAAGAAGAAAAGCTCCAGTTAGAGAAATAATGGCTGATCCTATCTACAATAGTAAAGTGATCACAAAATTTGTAAACGCAATTATGTTAGATGGTAAAAAATCTGTTGCAGAAAAAATCCTTTATGGTGCAATTGATAACCTTGATAAAAGAGGTGAAGAAAAAGGTTTTGATCTTTTTGAAAAAGCAATTGAAAATGTTAAACCTCTTTTAGAAGTTAGAAGTAGAAGAGTTGGAGGAGCTACATACCAAGTTCCTGTTGAAGTTAGAGCTGTAAGAAGACAAACTCTAGCATTAAGATGGCTAATTGATGCTTCAAGAAAAAGAAATGAAAGAACAATGGTAGAAAGATTAGCAAATGAGCTATTCGAAGCTGCAAACGAAAGAGGAGCTTCTTTTAAGAAAAAAGAAGATGTACATAGAATGGCAGAAGCTAATAAAGCATTTGCACACTACAGATGGTAGGATATAGTTATGGCAAGAAAAGTACCTTTAAATAGAGTTAGAAATATTGGTATTGCTGCACATATTGATGCAGGAAAAACAACAAGTACTGAAAGAATTTTATTCTATACAGGAGTTTCTCATAAAATTGGAGAAGTTCATGAAGGTGCTGCAACAATGGACTGGATGGAACAAGAGCAAGAAAGAGGTATTACAATTACTTCTGCTGCTACAACTTGTTTCTGGACACATCCAAAAACAAATGAGCAATTACAAATAAATATCATTGACACTCCGGGTCACGTTGACTTTACAATTGAAGTTGAGAGATCTATGAGGGTTCTTGATGGTGCTGTTGCTGTATTCTGTTCAGTTGGTGGAGTTCAACCACAATCTGAAACTGTTTGGAGACAAGCAAATAAGTATGGAGTTCCAAGAATTATTTATGTAAATAAAATGGATAGAACTGGAGCTAACTTCTTTAATGTTATGAACCAAGTAAGAGATAGATTAAAAGCAAATCCGGTTCCACTTCAAATTCCAATTGGTGCAGAAGATCAATTTAGAGGAATGGTAGATTTAGTAAAAATGAAAGCTTATACATATAACCTAGATGCACAAGCTGGTGAAATGTATAAAATAGAAGAAATTCCTGCTGATTTAGTTGAATTAGCTAATGAATACAGAGAAAAGCTTGTAGAAGCTGCTGCTGAATCAAGTGATGAATTAATGGATAAATATTTAGGTGGAGAAGAATTAACTGAGGAAGAAATCACAGCTGGAATCAAAAAAAGATGTTTAGCTATGGAAGTAACTCCAATGGTTTGTGGAACTTCATTTAAAAACAAAGGTATCCAACCATTACTTGATGCTGTTGCTATGTATTTACCATCACCAACTGAAGTTGCTGATATTAAAGGTGAAACTCAAGATGGTGAAGCTGTAATCGTTCCTTCAACTGATAAAGGTGAAGTAGCTGCTTTAGCA comes from the Aliarcobacter cibarius genome and includes:
- a CDS encoding MFS transporter, translated to MTKQLLPLAIGGLAIGTTEFIIMGLLPDVAKDLGVSIPVAGHLISAYAFGVVVGAPILVALSSKFPPKNILIVYMILFTLFNALSIVAPDYNTLLMSRFLAGLPHGAFFGVGTIVAIKLATKGKEAQAVSSMFTGLTLAILFVVPILTYIGHITSYKWAFFAVSFLGAITVLSLFKFMPKLKSLKTVTFKEEIEFFLTFKAWNIILIVAIGFGGLFAWFSYIAPLLINVSKFDPSSISYLMLIAGIGMVLGNILGGYLADKKDPIKVAIYLLSFMVFFLLLVFFLSENKTISLVLTFICGVFAMSIGTPINMVMVKNAKNSEMLGAAFIQAAFNVANSLGALFGGIPLLFGFNYNYPALVGAFMAFLGAILCMIFYKKYHS
- a CDS encoding alpha/beta fold hydrolase, translated to MEILTYKKFGNGKKNIIFLHELMGDSSNYEACINYFDKEIFSCFMVDLRGYGNSKSILGKYNLEESISDIINLASFLQLKKYILVAHSMSTMIAQHIASKDVRVNKLILITPISYLGLKSTTKAKENLLLQMKKNSGKIEEIVEQSSQRYNNSWKKYRINLAYNCSLLEARVSYMNMYLNINFNLNNDNKLKIDIPIKIITGKYDFPVFSKSEVSKCFEIFNDVEIIECQEAGHYPMIECPIFFASKIEFWSI
- the rpsL gene encoding 30S ribosomal protein S12, whose protein sequence is MPTINQLVRNERKKVIEKSKSPALKKCPQRRGVCTRVYTTTPKKPNSALRKVAKVRLTTGFEVISYIGGEGHNLQEHSIVLVRGGRVKDLPGVKYHIVRGALDSAGVNNRTVSRSKYGTKRPKAKK
- the rpsG gene encoding 30S ribosomal protein S7, producing the protein MRRRKAPVREIMADPIYNSKVITKFVNAIMLDGKKSVAEKILYGAIDNLDKRGEEKGFDLFEKAIENVKPLLEVRSRRVGGATYQVPVEVRAVRRQTLALRWLIDASRKRNERTMVERLANELFEAANERGASFKKKEDVHRMAEANKAFAHYRW